In a single window of the Dama dama isolate Ldn47 chromosome 33, ASM3311817v1, whole genome shotgun sequence genome:
- the METTL5 gene encoding rRNA N6-adenosine-methyltransferase METTL5 isoform X3, with protein MKKLRLKELESRLQQVDGFEKPKLLLEQYPTRPHIAACMLYTIHNTYDDIENKVVADLGCGCGVLSIGTAMLGAGLCVGFDIDEDALEIFNRNVEEFELTNVDMVQCDVCSLSNRMPKSFDTVIMNPPFGTKNNKGTDMAFLKTALEMARTAVYSLHKSSTRESCDTTCQHHTSFIKKNQ; from the exons atgaagaaattaaggctTAAGGAACTAGAGAGTCGCCTGCAACAAGTGGATGGATTCGAAAAGCCCAAGCTCCTTCTAGAACAGTATCCAACCAGGCCGCACATTGCAG CATGTATGCTCTATACAATCCATAATACATATGATGACATTGAAAATAAAGTGGTTGCAGATCTAGGATGTGGCTGTGGAGTGCTTAGCATTGGAACCGCAATGCTAGGAGCAGG gTTGTGTGTTGGATTTGACATAGATGAAGATGCATTGGAAATATTTAATAGGAATGTAGAAGAGTTTGAGTTAACAAATGTAGATATGGTTCAATGTGATGTATGCTCATTATCTAACAGAATGCCCAAATCATTTGATACAGTAATTATGAATCCTCCTTTTGGGACCAAAAATAATAAAG GGACAGATATGGCATTTCTGAAGACTGCTTTGGAAATGGCAAGAACAGCAGTATATTCTCTACACAAATCCTCAACTAGAGAA AGCTGCGATACGACCTGCCAGCATCATACaagtttcataaaaaaaaatca GTAG
- the METTL5 gene encoding rRNA N6-adenosine-methyltransferase METTL5 isoform X4 — MKKLRLKELESRLQQVDGFEKPKLLLEQYPTRPHIAACMLYTIHNTYDDIENKVVADLGCGCGVLSIGTAMLGAGLCVGFDIDEDALEIFNRNVEEFELTNVDMVQCDVCSLSNRMPKSFDTVIMNPPFGTKNNKGTDMAFLKTALEMARTAVYSLHKSSTREEAAVSALSWLA, encoded by the exons atgaagaaattaaggctTAAGGAACTAGAGAGTCGCCTGCAACAAGTGGATGGATTCGAAAAGCCCAAGCTCCTTCTAGAACAGTATCCAACCAGGCCGCACATTGCAG CATGTATGCTCTATACAATCCATAATACATATGATGACATTGAAAATAAAGTGGTTGCAGATCTAGGATGTGGCTGTGGAGTGCTTAGCATTGGAACCGCAATGCTAGGAGCAGG gTTGTGTGTTGGATTTGACATAGATGAAGATGCATTGGAAATATTTAATAGGAATGTAGAAGAGTTTGAGTTAACAAATGTAGATATGGTTCAATGTGATGTATGCTCATTATCTAACAGAATGCCCAAATCATTTGATACAGTAATTATGAATCCTCCTTTTGGGACCAAAAATAATAAAG GGACAGATATGGCATTTCTGAAGACTGCTTTGGAAATGGCAAGAACAGCAGTATATTCTCTACACAAATCCTCAACTAGAGAA GAGGCAGCAGTATCAGCATTGTCTTGGCTGGCCTAA
- the METTL5 gene encoding rRNA N6-adenosine-methyltransferase METTL5 isoform X2, which produces MKKLRLKELESRLQQVDGFEKPKLLLEQYPTRPHIAACMLYTIHNTYDDIENKVVADLGCGCGVLSIGTAMLGAGLCVGFDIDEDALEIFNRNVEEFELTNVDMVQCDVCSLSNRMPKSFDTVIMNPPFGTKNNKGTDMAFLKTALEMARTAVYSLHKSSTREHIQKKAAEWKVKIDIIAELRYDLPASYKFHKKKSVDIEVDLIRFSL; this is translated from the exons atgaagaaattaaggctTAAGGAACTAGAGAGTCGCCTGCAACAAGTGGATGGATTCGAAAAGCCCAAGCTCCTTCTAGAACAGTATCCAACCAGGCCGCACATTGCAG CATGTATGCTCTATACAATCCATAATACATATGATGACATTGAAAATAAAGTGGTTGCAGATCTAGGATGTGGCTGTGGAGTGCTTAGCATTGGAACCGCAATGCTAGGAGCAGG gTTGTGTGTTGGATTTGACATAGATGAAGATGCATTGGAAATATTTAATAGGAATGTAGAAGAGTTTGAGTTAACAAATGTAGATATGGTTCAATGTGATGTATGCTCATTATCTAACAGAATGCCCAAATCATTTGATACAGTAATTATGAATCCTCCTTTTGGGACCAAAAATAATAAAG GGACAGATATGGCATTTCTGAAGACTGCTTTGGAAATGGCAAGAACAGCAGTATATTCTCTACACAAATCCTCAACTAGAGAA CATATTCAAAAGAAAGCTGCAGAGTGGAAGGTCAAGATAGATATTATTGCAG AGCTGCGATACGACCTGCCAGCATCATACaagtttcataaaaaaaaatca GTAGACATCGAAGTGGATTTAATTCGGTTTTCTTTATAA
- the METTL5 gene encoding rRNA N6-adenosine-methyltransferase METTL5 isoform X1 has translation MKKLRLKELESRLQQVDGFEKPKLLLEQYPTRPHIAACMLYTIHNTYDDIENKVVADLGCGCGVLSIGTAMLGAGLCVGFDIDEDALEIFNRNVEEFELTNVDMVQCDVCSLSNRMPKSFDTVIMNPPFGTKNNKGTDMAFLKTALEMARTAVYSLHKSSTREHIQKKAAEWKVKIDIIAELRYDLPASYKFHKKKSVSLLILVYPHSVLKNFTISNYF, from the exons atgaagaaattaaggctTAAGGAACTAGAGAGTCGCCTGCAACAAGTGGATGGATTCGAAAAGCCCAAGCTCCTTCTAGAACAGTATCCAACCAGGCCGCACATTGCAG CATGTATGCTCTATACAATCCATAATACATATGATGACATTGAAAATAAAGTGGTTGCAGATCTAGGATGTGGCTGTGGAGTGCTTAGCATTGGAACCGCAATGCTAGGAGCAGG gTTGTGTGTTGGATTTGACATAGATGAAGATGCATTGGAAATATTTAATAGGAATGTAGAAGAGTTTGAGTTAACAAATGTAGATATGGTTCAATGTGATGTATGCTCATTATCTAACAGAATGCCCAAATCATTTGATACAGTAATTATGAATCCTCCTTTTGGGACCAAAAATAATAAAG GGACAGATATGGCATTTCTGAAGACTGCTTTGGAAATGGCAAGAACAGCAGTATATTCTCTACACAAATCCTCAACTAGAGAA CATATTCAAAAGAAAGCTGCAGAGTGGAAGGTCAAGATAGATATTATTGCAG AGCTGCGATACGACCTGCCAGCATCATACaagtttcataaaaaaaaatcagtaagtctCTTGATTCTGGTTTATCCACATTCAGTACTGAAAAACTTCACAATAAGTAATTATTTCTAA